The region AAAACTGGAACAAGCGAAAGAGTGAGTAGATCTATGTATCAGATTATTAACAGGTTATTAAACTTCATGCAACTGGAGCGCTGAAGAGCCGAATCCGTTAAGCACCAAGTTAGATTGTAAATTGTAAAGCTCCTTCTAACTGCTCAGGGTGGATGTGGACTCAAGTGATGAGAGTGATATGGAAGATGATTTGGAGCAGCCTGCAGTAGTGAAGAGCAAACATCACGATCTGATGATGAAAGGTGAAGGAGGGCGCAAAGGAAGCTTCTTCAAACAGGCCAAAAAATCATACCCCATGTTCCCTACTCACGAGGAGAGGATTAAATGGGATGAGTACGGAGAGATCATTAGGTCAGTTGCCGATTCAgagatattgttttttttttctttgttttctgaatAATAAATTTCATCGCCACATTTGGTATGTGATCCCTTCCAGACCTGAGGAGTTCCTGGTTCCTGAACTGCAGGCcacagaggaggagaagagtaAGCTGGAGTCAGGCCTGGCTAACGGAGATGAGCCAATGGAGCAGGACCTTTCGGATGTCCCCACTAAGTGCATATCTATTAAGGAGACACTAGAGATAAGGTTAGCATCCTTTTCCCTGCCTGTCCTTATACTAAACCTAGTTTTCAAAGAAACGGCATGCCTCTAGTAGTGCTACTATACTTTAGTCCAAAAAATTTGTTCAAAACACACCTGTTTTGCAGAGGTTCCCTCACCCCAGCATAGCTCCTCACCATAGCCCCTCACCACTCCCCCAACGATCACCATCATTGTTTTCTGTTCTGAAACCCTCAGGGGTTTTAAACACATTCTATGTAACAGGCCACATTACAATAAGGTTAATGTCATGTGAGCTGGACCAAAAAAAAGGATTTGCGTAGTGTCAAATAACAAGAATATTTGTTCACACATGGCTGTGAACATGAGGCTGTAAGATCTTCATGCTTCTGTTCCCAGAGCTCGAGTTACTTACATAGACTATGAGGGACGTTCAGATGGAGATTCCATTAAGAAGATTATAAACCAAATGAAGCCCCGGCAGCTGGTTATTGTTCACGGACCTCCGGAGGCTAGTCAGGACCTGGCCGAGTCCTGTAAGGCCTTCAGCGGTAAAGATATCAAAGTGTATACACCCAAACTGCAGGAGACTGTGGACGCCACCAGCGAAACGCACATTTACCAGGTAATCAGACGttaacatacaaataaattatttctgtacaagttttaattacagtacagtaaatgtaTACATTCAGGGCCACTTGAATAGggacagccaatcatgtggcagcagcacaaaatAGAAAATTATTCAGGAAGAAATGTGATCTCTGACTTTGACTGTGGTTGGTTTTTAGTGTCAGTTGGGATGGTTTTACCTCTGATCTCGGAGAATCAAAAAAAAGGGCAGATTTTATATTTGCTTAGAACTTGATGGGAGTCCAGTCTTTAACCattgttaatgtttttcttttgtgtagGTGAGGCTAAAGGACTCTTTAGTCAGCTCTCTGCAGTTCTGCAAGGCCAGAGAAACAGAACTGGCTTGGATAGATGGCGTGCTGGACATGCGTGTGGTGAAGGTGGACACGGGTGTACTGCTGGAGGACGGAGACACCAGGGACGATACAGAGGACGGCGAGATCACCATGGATGTGACCCCCGAAGTCATGGCTGAGAATAGCACTGTAGCAACGCAGCGGGCCATGAAGACACTGTTCGGAGAGGACGAGAAGGAGATCTCGGAGGAGAGCGATGTCATTCCTACACTGGAGCCACTGCCACTTACTGAGGTGAGTGAAGTGAGCATGCAGTGTGTTACACTGGATGATGGTCTGATGACCAGGGAGGGTGCAGAGGATATGAATATTCAGGTAGACGCAGTGAAATAATGAGAAGGGAATATCACACACGTGAGGCATTTATCAGAAAGTGACAATTCAGCTTTCAGTCCATGTTTAACTCTGTTCCTGTGTAATACAAGACACAAGATGGATTTACACCTTACTTTGcttgtctgtgtgcatgtgtattcaCAGGCTCCAGGTCACCAGGCTGTGTTCATTAACGAGCCAAGGCTTTCGGACTTCAAGCAGGTTCTGCTGCGTGAGGGGATTCAGGCCGAGTTTGTGGGCGGAGTACTTGTCTGTAATAACATGGTGGCTGTGCGCAGGGTAAGACTCCgccacctcctcctcttcctcattgcTCAATATCAGCGCTCGTATGCTCAGCTTGGCTTCTTTCATCAATGTGTCGGTACACTTCCTGTTAACAAgggactttttttttgaagatttaATATTTGTTCTCATTTGAAAAAGACCTTGCTGATCTTTGACTTGCTATCTTTTGTGCTCTCATTtccttgtctttctctctctcattcttgtTCTCTGTCTTAtgtattgtttgtatatttttcatttactgCACTGTTTGCTTACACTATCTGCTGCTTTTTATTGCTATCTTGTTCTCTTTACtttttcgttttgttttgttatccaTGTTCTTTTCCTTTATCTTTTAAATCCTTCTtaatgtctctttctttctttctttcttccacacAGACGGAAGCAGGACGAATCGGGATAGAGGGCTGCATGTGTGAAGATTACTTCAGGATTCGGGAGCTGCTGTATCAGCAGTATGCCGTGGTGTAGCACCGCTCCTCAGCTGTAATCTGCACGACTGGGACCTACATGtcctaatttcttttttttgtagtttctatgtttatttgttgtttaccTGCACTGTTGCAGATGCTCTCCCTGAGTCTCTCAGTATGCACATGCTCACAAAGACATTGCAGATCTGTCCTGAACTCAGCATGATGTTGAGAAAACATTTGATTATGGAAGaattcatttgtattgtttatttttatttttttttaaaccttttcttttctgttgatAAAATTGGTTGTctgacgtaaaaaaaaaaaaagagttttgtcCACGTTTATGAGATATTAGGggtatgtgcgtgtgtacacTTTACTCAGTTTGTATCCAAACACCAGATGACGACATTTTCAAAATGTCATCATTCTACCCGTAGGTCATTGAGCATTTTAGAAACcttatacactctcacttaGCTGCACAAGACCATAAGCTCAGAACTGATTACATTACACAGTTACAGAGTCACCAGACAATTTAAATTTACTGTTCAAACATTCAGTTAAATTGATTAATGAGCACCTaatttttctgtaatgtttgtCCATAAGAGTCAGTGAGAGCATCCTGTGTGCTTTTGCAAGAAGGAAAGAATTCTGGTGGACTAaacttgttttcatttttgacaCGCTTGGAAGCCCAGCATGGCAAACCTATGAAACTGCCGGAACTGAACTGCCAGACAGTTCAGTTCATAGTTCGTAGTGCTCTGTTGAAAACTGAATTAAGCTCAGGCAAAGTGGTCAGCAGGACTTCCAACCTATACAGTCTCCAGCCACTTTTATAGAAACACCTCCTGATTGTTGTATTatttgaccaaaaaaaacaactgagcAGTAGTCAAACCTTAAAGTGGGTGGGCTttaacagcagaagaccacatttgGTAGACTGAGCGTGTGCTCTCCAACACTGGATAGTTTATCTTTCAAATTTTCAAAACTATTCCGTTTTGGTGATACTTTGGTGATCCTGTTTCACCTGGACTCTCAGATATCTGTTACTAGCTGACAGGACTGGAACCTGCTTGGtacccatctgcctcaaggttctgAGAcactgtagccttcctgtcagtcCATATCAGTCTGGCTTGACCTTTCTCAACAAGATGAGAATTACAGCTCGTtagatataattattttaagaatTGATGTAAcccttttttaacatttacgTTATTTTGTCCACAATAACGTAAATGTTTTGACGTAATAATGGTTAAACTTAAATCATGGTTGGACAGAtggacactgaaaaaacagaCTTGCATATAAAATATTGTTGGTACCCAGattttcatataataataataataatataatatttatctcTCTTTTAGTAGTCAGtgttgtaaaaaagaaaaacttcagGAAAACGTCAAATCAGGATTAGTCTTTTAACTTTAGActgtttaaattgatttaaaagcaaataaaaaggcaCATGCACATGAATTTACATTACAAATTGATTTCAGTCACACAGatataaattcagtaaaaaaaataataataaaaaacaaaagtatgtTTCAGTAGAAGTCCCACTGTTAGGACTGCATTAAGCAGTGTCAGAGGGGTTTCAGAAAAACTGGAACGGGCAGTTCGTCCAGACTTTTGAAAAATTCACGAGAAGGTAGTTGAGCCAGAATTGTTTGCATAGCTAAGAGAAAGAGTGTCCCTGGAGTTCTTCCGACCAGGTAGTTAAACGTCTCCTCTCCCAGAACATTGGACCAGTACTCTGGATCATTTTTCAGTGAGCTCTTCATTTTGAACCGCAATTCAGGCTTGAACATGAGCAGCCTTTCCAGGCATAACATCTTGGCACGTGTGTTCACTTTGGAGGCTCGTAGCTGTTCCAGAATGAGATCCAGCGGTGTCATACCATCGCGATCCTCAGCTTGTGGTGAAGCCCCGCTTGCCAGTAACAGCATGACAGCATCTGAGTGTAACAGCTCACATGCCATATGGAGTGGAGTTCTGCCCTCATCCATGTGCTCGCATTCTCCCCGGTTCATGTAGGACCAAGAAGTCTCTTGAAGAATGAGAGCCATTATTTCCTTCCTGTTGTAGTGGACAGCCAAGGCTAGGTGTGGAGCAGATGAATGACTGCAGCAGACATTCTCACCTGGCATGGCAAAAGCACCATCTGAGAACTCATTCACCAAGTATTGTGCGTATGCTCGGTGGTCGTGCACGATGGCATACATCAGTGCCTCAGACGGAGTGTATGTCCGTTGGTGGCTGCATTCTTCCCAGTGAAATATCTCCATGTACCGCATGTCTTCCAACATCTGCACAGGTTCATGTTGCTTTACAGCTTGGTAAAAAGAGAACTTGCGTTCATCGCACGTGCCA is a window of Tachysurus vachellii isolate PV-2020 chromosome 3, HZAU_Pvac_v1, whole genome shotgun sequence DNA encoding:
- the LOC132842297 gene encoding ankyrin repeat domain-containing protein 9-like, whose product is MGGTCDERKFSFYQAVKQHEPVQMLEDMRYMEIFHWEECSHQRTYTPSEALMYAIVHDHRAYAQYLVNEFSDGAFAMPGENVCCSHSSAPHLALAVHYNRKEIMALILQETSWSYMNRGECEHMDEGRTPLHMACELLHSDAVMLLLASGASPQAEDRDGMTPLDLILEQLRASKVNTRAKMLCLERLLMFKPELRFKMKSSLKNDPEYWSNVLGEETFNYLVGRTPGTLFLLAMQTILAQLPSREFFKSLDELPVPVFLKPL